GAATGAAAAGACCAGCACCATAGCTAAGAAAGAGAAGCATGTAATTTAAAAGCAAGTCCGAGGGTGTTCAAACAACTGTCAGAAAGATGAGTTTTGATTTTTCACGACACTTGGAAAGGCAGCacatgaaaataaaagattctTGTGCAGACGGGGAATTGTAATCCTTGATGGGTAAGAAAGAAGTACTtctggcttaagagattctcaCAGGGTAAGGAAAAAATGTGGCTAGAGAGATTCTCAAAGGATAAGAAAAAATTTGACTTCTCATTTTCACATTATACATCAAATTAGACTGCAGTGCACAGTGGACTGAACATTAACACAATTGAAGGATCATAGTTACAGCTAATGGTATACTTAAGTAGatacaaataaaatttttgtcttCAGAACAGCCAAATGAAGCAATCAGACATGCTACAACTAAGCCACAAACCATCCTATAATTCTAACAAAGAAGAGAACAAGTCAGATGAAGCAAAGTACAGAATTGCAATTGCTCACGTATTTCCAACTTTCGATCCCACAAAGCCTCCAACTCCATCACATTCTCTAATGAAGTCATGTAACTCCTTGTTTAAAATGCATCTTAAGAAAACACATCCTGGAAAGAGGGGCCTTGCTTTAACAGAATAAGAACCATTCTttaatttcctcttttcttgGACAGCTGGTGCATATACCTGGAAATTACAAGCTAGAAATATAAGAGCACACAAATGAGTAGATATGGTTCCCTGGTGGCTACATTTAAATCACAATACAAGCTGATGATATTAATCAAGCAAGAAAGAGATAGCACCTAAAAGATGATCTGAACAACACATTCAGAAATGGCACTCTACCGTTAAATGATGGAACGGCATCTGTCGATTTGACAATTTCATTGAAGAGGGAGAGTAAAGTAGCTTCAAAATGAAGCATATCAAATGTTATAGATACATAACATCACGAGAAAGCTTTAAAAAGGAGCAGGACTCCTAAATTGACCATGCATCATGAAACTAAGCAGGCAACTCCATGTCCTGGATTGTCACTAAGATTGATTATTCCTCATGATGAGGGGGGTGAGCTCATTAAATCATGTCTATCACACCTTCCACGTTTCATGTCCCCCAGTTCTAACCTGAACATCGAGCTTCCCACCAGAAAGAATACGCTTCCTACCCTTCCTCAGCAATTAGCAAAATTCACCTCACGTCAGTCATAAGGCCACTGATCTCAAAGCAAAAATCTTCTTAGCAAGTACCAAAACATGCGCTACATCTCAGAAGACTAATGCTCGATGCCAAGCAGGATTGTTATCGAGTCAAATCTTAGGTATGGCAGCCAAGTTCGACTTAAAAGTAAGCTGGATCGTCGATTCTCAATCGATTTCATACATAACTCTCCGTATCAGCATTTTGATTAACTACATGCTGAAAATGTAGGAGGAGAAATCCTCCAAGTGTAGCAAAATGATTTCTTTCATCATCATCCACTGTTCCGAGAATTCCTCATTGGTCTCAAACGATTCcacaattttagtattttttttttttttaaatttttggctAAATGACCGGTTTACACGTACAGATACTTGGACCAGCTACCAACTCGTACCAAAACATCGAAATTACCCTATATTCATCCTAGAATTCAACAGAAACTTCGCGAACGCACCGAACACAGACTCAACCTCCCTAGTCCACGAATTCTAACGAGACTCCGCCAACTCCTCGTCGAGTATCGAGGCCAGAATCGATCGGTCCGGAAACTCACCTTGAAGTCGACCTCGGGGAAGTTCCTGATGAGCGAGCGGGCGATCAAATCGGCGGTCTCCTGGCCCCGGACGCGGGAGACGCGGACGATCCACCACTGGGGCCCCGGCTCGGCGAGGGTGTCGAGGTTGAGCTCCTCGGTCCAGGAGGCGTACCGCTTCTTGGGCTTCTTGATGAGCCGCTCCTCCACTTCCTCCCGCCAGTTGTAGGCCGCCCTGCTCTCCCGCCTCTGGTTCCGGAGCTGCCTCCGCTCCCTCGCCGTCAGGGCCTCGGCGCCGGCTGGCGGCTCGAGAGCCGCGgagaccgccgccgccgccggaggaggaggcggcgggggCCGTCCGGCGACCCTGGCTATACGGATTGGCGAgcggaggaggaaggaggaggagagggaggggcGGAGGTGGTTGCAAGGACTCCATTGGAGAAGTCcttgcttcattttcttctgtGGATACTGGATAGGATGTGATTTCTgttgatttttctgattttctttttcctttttcccacgGAGATTCAAGCCAACGACGCTAtccaaaaattatatataattttgcaaaaactgtaaatttttttttttttttttgaatcttgcGCCTCTCCACTAGTGCTTTGGCTTTTATTCAACGAAAATTGTCTACAGCATATCGCGATATGtagatattaaaaatataaaataaaagaatactCTTTCGATTTTCCGAAATTTTAAGGACTTCTCTCGTTTTTTAATTTCGAGaatgaaaatcttaaaaagTAATAAACAACTTCTAAATAGGCAAGGCCCGACtaaatgactcttttttttCACACGTGCCTATGGGCCAGACATTAAAATAccatttaaattattataaaaagatTCTTTATGAATATGTACATTGATATTTgtatgttttaaaaaatttcaattgttcCGGATAAAAGTGAAATCTCTCGAATTGCaagattttaaaagaaaaaaattataagtaaaaAGTTGATATTTCAGGCCTTGACCGTTTGAAATAGTAAGATGGGAAAAGTTATTATCACGTCAAATGGATGCCCTTGTTGAAGGGTCTAATTTGGCTTAGACGGGGAAAGTTGTTGTCACGTCAATTGTATTACTTGATCAAGGCCTCTAGGAAAACAAGTCTATGCATATTGTGATTGGCACCTTAAGGGTAATATTTAAATATGATGACATATATAGTTGTTTATGTGAGCTTGCCTATATCTTGAATTATAACCTCAACAAATCAAGTAGTCATTGTTTAAATTGATGTATTCTGCCGGCACGCCTAATGGTAGTGTCCGAAGATTTCTCATTTGACCATCATTTGAATGGTTGATTAGATCtatcaaaataatcataaatccATTTCTTAACCTATATATAATAGGCGGAGTTGCTATAGGTTAGTCATATTCAATAGAATTTGGGTATGTGTTAGGTCAATAATTGGTTTGGGAATCCATTGTGTCTGGTGCAGgttgtaaaatttgcattgcatGAAAATAAGTTAAAATGAGACTACATGGATGAAATCATTTCAACTCAGCCCAACCCCGGACCTCCGTCTTTACGTGATAGCACTGGTGATTCTCTGGGCCTAGGAATAGAAACGTCATGGATCGATGGGCTTTAAGCCCATCTGAAGTCCATCAACCATGGCCTCTCACGTCATAAGAGGGGTTCCATGACCGCGACCAAGGGGCCAGTTCCCATCCTACGTCTGGATGTTGCGTCTTCGACGTAAACCCaaccgaaccgaatcgaatTGCTCGATAAGCAAAGGAGAATTAATCCGCCCCAAAACTAAATCGATAAACTAATAAATGattttgagttgatttgatcGGATCCATGTTGAACACCCCTGACACGTCAAAGCCATTCGACGAATGTTCATGCTCCATCAAATACGCAATCTCAGGGATATTATATActcacttgatttttattttagaactATTCTTGTCATGCATATTTCTATAAGGGAATGACATATTCAATATCTGAGCgttcaatttgaatctatcatTTTCTTTACCTAAAATAAATGTCAACCTATTTTTGTacgtatttatttaattttacatAGGCAGGTTCGACCCTGGTTTTTTCGTTTATTCAAAGTAGTCGGACCATTTCTTATTGACTCTGTCAACATCTACTTCTCATCAACAATCTTTCACCAACCCGACAATCTTTCCCAAACCAATACTGGTTGGTTTGGAAAAGTTCCGATGCTTTTATCTGTGGTACTTCGGCCATCTCTTAGTATATACGTTGAATTGGCTAAAAGCCCATGAAATATCCAACAAACCTCTCTTGAATGGGTTGAATCTGAGCTTTTTTAGGGTTTATACAGATAGTTCCACCATAGAGCAAATTGAATGTAGAGTTGATGAGATTCGAACGAGCTATCTTTAATTTGCTGAACCGAAAATCCCTAAATGCTCTGACTAACTACTCCGACTTTTGagatttagaaaaagaaagaaaaaacattggctttcattttcattttataagagaTGACGAAATGCAGCAATCGAGCTTAAATTGTATTTGAATATGAACGCTTCGATATTCAAAGTAGATTACAGAGCTGCACCGTCATGTTAGAGTCTAATCGGAAACGCGATTGAATTAGGTTGTGCAAATATAAAAGCTATTTTGTCAAGGGTTAGTAACTTATCcctagaagaaagaaagaaagaaaaaacaaaattcacaGAATTGATCATGTCGCAAGAAACATTCATCAAGACGGAGTTTCTTTGTGCAACCACGGTATGAAACTCCAATGTTGATTAATGAAACAACATTTCAAATGTCTCCAAGGTTCATTTACAGGAATTGGTAATTTAAAGTGACGCAATAGACGTTGGATGAATGCTCGACTAAAATGATAAATCGGTTTTAATACAGGCTGCATTGATCTTGTCTCTAGAACATCGATTTGATCGTGTAGACGCGTTTCGCCGACAAGCTGATCCCGTCGATGTTCACACGGTAACCAACCAACCAACCAACCCGCGGCGGCAGCCGTGACTCGGTAATCGGAACCGACTTGACCGGTCAACTTCCGAAGCGTTCGTGCACACGTCTTCCTCCGTCCCTTCGTGTTTCCTTCACGCCTCGGACTCTACAGACGCCATAACTGACGAATCTCGGGAATTTCCGGAATTGAAAATTAGGAATCTTAGCCCTGTCCTGGTGAAGATTGCATATATCATTACAGTATACAACGCGTCTAAACATTTGACGtttctcatttttggatttttccttggCAAGTTTACGTAGGCGGGCGAAGAATTCGAGGTGTTCTATAAATCCGGTCGAAAccataattaagaaaataatacgcggaagagaaaaatatgaaatttgcaAACATTCTGATACATCTTGATTAAGAGTACATAAgcttatttataaattttattgtacgactatttaaaaaaaaaaaatatgtaatacAAATTCGAATCAATTACTATATTGATAAGCTAACATGAACTACTAGATGTTTCCCTTGGCATGTGGAAATAAAATCGAGTTTATGAGTGATCACTTTTTAGACAGACCAAATCGATGGATGTGCTGTGCCTAAAAGTCCTTATCCATACCTGCtcataaacatgaaaagatGGGGTTTTCTTGATAAGACGATTGGGGCATGGTCGGGCTTGATCGGGGCTAAGCAGGTGAGCCAATGAGCCGGAGAGTATCTGCTCTTTGCTTAGACGCGTCCAAAGTGCGCATTGAGCTGGATAAATCCAAGCAGGATCATTGTATCAAGAGATCTACGATTAGATTTTTTGGTATGATGAATAAGTAGACATTGACAAAGATCAACCATGAcctatttcaagaaaaaatcgGATCCCACTTTCTGACCATACACGGCGAAgtatcgagagagagagagagagagagagagagagagagagagagagaggctttaGGTGAAGTTGAAACTTCAAAAACCAAACGCCGAGGCACGTCGGCATGAAACAAGCGAGCACGTATCCTTTGGGAAAGACTCCGAAATCGTTTCGCATTTAAAAAATGCCAAGAAGTATGTCACGATTTGTGGGGAATTCCGCCAGAAGATGGCGGGAGTCGTGACAGTCCACCAGCTGGTAAAACATCAACCCCCCCTCCTTCCAAACGCGCCAAAATCcataagaaaatagcaaaaagagGGCTAGTGGCTTTGACGCATTCCCATCGATGGTGGAGGAGACAACGAACGCACGAAAAGAACCTCGAGCCGGCAAAGCAAAATccaagtcctctctctctctctctataaatagTCAGCATCGAACCATCGTTTACTTCGTAGGGTCATCTCTCTGTTTATCTCTCAATACATCCACaatctcctccctctctctctcaacctcCGCACCCAccgaaaaaagaacaaaaaccaacaGAAACCAACGCCTCATCTCATTCCTTTGATTCTTCTCGACCTCAACGCAGGGATCAACAGAGCGTTCCATCCATGGCCGTCCCTACCAAGCTGCCTCTCCTCCTCTtcgtctcctctctcctcctccatgCAGCTCTAGGTACGATCTCCATCCCATGCATCTACATCGCTCGtttctcttcttgttttttatttttttttccctcctcgcGTTGGCGTTTCTTGATGATCTCCTTTGCGCTGCGATGTAGCTGAGATCACATGCGAGGagatacccaatgacatgtgcgCGTTCGCCATCGCGTCCTCCGGGAAGCGGTGCTTGCTGGAGACCCTCACGTCGGCAGGTGGCGAGGTAGAGTACCAGTGCAGGACGtcggaggtggtggtggagagGATGGCCGGGTACGTCGAGGGCGACGAGTGCGTCCAAGCCTGCGGGGTCGACCGGAGATCAGTCGGGATCTCGTCCGACTCCCTCATGGACCCGCAATTCACCTCCAGGCTCTGCGCTCCCCAGTGCTTCCAGAACTGCCCCAACATCGTCGACCTCTACTTCAACCTGGCCGCCGGAGAAGGTAAACGACTACACGTGTTTATCTAGACATTGCTGGAACTTCACGAATTCTAGCGACATTTCTTGGTTAGGGCGGTAATATTAGGTCTGATTGATCAGCGTCACCTTTGATGCGTCATAtactttccttcttctctaCTCAAGggattttttccttctctctctcgcttggaAAAGAGCTGTCGCATTTGGATTgacttttgaaaatattaaatatctaAAGTTTTTCAGTTTCTCAATTTGGGAGATGAAATGTCGTCTTCAATTTACCTTAAGACTCAAGCGTCGTCTTTCGTTTGAATGCAACGATTCACCTCCCGAGTTTGAGAAGATATCTAACCCGACACTTGAGTTCAGACATGATCATTGTTTGACAAATTATATCAGACGTTTATCTGATTATGGCTTTGCTTGCATGAACTCTTGCAGGGGTGTACTTGCCGGATCTCTGCGATGCGCAACGCGCGAACCCTCACCGCACCATGATCGAGCTCTTGAGCTCTGGAGCAGCCCCCGGCCCCGCATCGGCCCAGTCGTCCACGCTCTTCGCCATGGCCCCATCTCCCGATTCCCTGTGATGACCGACGAGAGAGACATATTCAATTCGTTCACACgcgttttggttttattttgggTTTTGGCTCTGGTGATTACATGTTGAAGGAGGAATAATAAATACAGATATATATAGGCAAAGAGGGACGGGATATTTACTATgttgttatcattttatttcGCTTCCAGATTTGGCGAGGATTCTATACTCGCAACTGAGGAGTGCTTTTGGGATTGTTCCGATTTCTCTAATTcataataaaattcatttttttctgaGCTCTTTCTCTGTGATTTGATTCTTTGCGATCCGGTCCATTTTGGATCCTGAGTGCGCAACCATTTATACGAAATTTATCGTGGAGAACAGAGCATGGTTAGGTTGTTTCCCATGCGACGCGTGCCCGACAATGGCTGCTTTAGGGCGTTTTCTTGAATTAAACACCATGCTTGTTGTGATCTTTAGAGACTGAGAATGGCATTCTTTCAAGACAATGGCGTTTTCTCGAATTATCTAGTGAGAATTCTTTGACCTTGTGCCATTGTTGCTCCTTCGCCGAAAGGCCCGCAAACATGCGCGCACTTGCACGTTAACACCGAAATCTAACAGAAATAAACAAACAGGTTGGCTTTGCCGACCTCCTCAAGCTGTATGGATAAGAACGATCTTCGTTGAGCCGAACTATAAAGTTTACGGCACCATAAGAGAATACCCAAAACTAGGCATCAACAGCAACACCAAACAAACAGCAAAATACAGTACTAAGAGGCATGTCTAAGGTATGACTCTCGTTCCATGGGGTGGTTAGCAGTGCTCGCTCGGACAAAGCTTGCCTGGAAGATATCGGGTGGGGACTCCATTGGCACAGGGACAAATCTGTCTGGGAGAACGCCATAAAGGTCTTGTTGGGGAACCAAAGGGGGACACCGTTTGCATCTGTACCTGCTTGCTCCGCAAGCAAATCCGCAATTCTGTCGGCTTCCCCTTATGCATGCTTTGATGTCAGTTGGATCCAGCTGGTTGAGGTGTGTCCTTGACGATCCCTGATACGATAATTCGTCCTCTGCCTGTTGTTTATCTTACAACGTGGAATGCGCCACCATCAGTCAGTATTTAGCTTGTGCCCAGCGACTCAGGCCTTTCCAATCCAACTTGTGTTCAGGACTCCTTGCTTTTTCAAGACTCGGTTGTCGGAAACATGTAGTTCTGGTTTCAGTTTGGAaactctctctccttttttaacCAAGCAGTCTAGATTTTCTGGTGTTTTCCCTAATCATAGTCCCAAGTGGAAGAAAAGCTACTGCTAAGTGCCAACACTTGGGACAATCGAGACATTTCCAAAACGAAGCTGTCTCTCGACAATTCCTAAGAAGGCTCACGACAGTCTCATTGGACAATTCCATGTCCACCGCCAGTTTTTGCCATGAGTACGCCTTCCGCACCTTTGGCAACATGACAACCTTTCTTAAGACAGAACTCACCGGTTGCGCAAAAATCTAGGGAGCCCGACCCCGTCCGAGGCTTGGGCCCAGACCGAAAAAGACCAGGGCATTCCGGGCTTGACccggaaatggaattttttttttctcatgtaataaatcatatatcaaaatttcatcATGTAgttgacacccaaaaatacTCCTACAAGCACGTGCTGGTTATGAGggatggaaaattctaaaaatcatCGCCATGACCATATATGGGCCATAATTTACATCGGTCCAGCCCATAAGTAGTCATAAAAGGAAGGATAATTAAGGATTTTGAGAGACCATGAGCTGAATTTTGACAAACATACAAAGACATATAATTCCATGATGAAGCAACTAGTTGCCATATGTCGAGGCCAAGGATCACTGATGAAGATACAACATTGACGGTGTAAATAGGCGGGAACAGTTAAAATGGTGCCAAATTCAAGAGGAGCGTTTAATACTTGTTGAACAAGCCATGAGAATATTGTTGAATAAGTCAGAAACTAAATATGGATAAGGTGGTTCAACATGGAATGTGGAGTGACTCTTGAGGAAGAGGTAACCGACCATTGACAATTACCAAATTGGCCTATAAATACCACAAGCAATCCAACAAATGGCCCCCCGAACAATacacaaaattattttatcttgCCTTTATCCTTACTAAGTTTAGACTAGCTATAGCTTAAGATTCTCATCGTAAATTCAATTTTGGCAAGTGTCTACATCCTAGGCAGTGCTATCGGTTAGATTCCAGTGCTAACCCTTAGATTTCGACGTTATGTCCTTATCCTCATCTAGGAACAATGTTCATTAGGTATTGCCTTTGTCCAGTGTCGTTGATTAGATTTCGACATTGTGTCCTCATATGCATCTGAGAGAAGTGTGCACCGTGTGTTGTTATCACTGTCTAGCGTTGTTGGTTAGATTACGAGATTGTGTCCCTTATATCCATCTATGATCATTGTTTACTAAGCATTGTTCTTGTTGTTTAGAGTTGTTAATTAGATTCCGACGCCGTGCCCTCGACTTACTAAAAAGTAGTGCTTTTTAAGCATCTTGTTATCCATTGTTGTTGAAGTACCTTCGATATTGTGTAAACTACTTTACTTTTAATGGGTTTTCATTATTACATTAAAGTAAGTTTAGATGATGTCACTAATTAGGTTTCAACATTGATTATCATTGATATTAAGCTCGTGTTAAGTCGGTGATTTATTTGAATTCGAGATTATAACGTGTGTAGTCTCATTTGCATTTGACCCTCTCTGTCCAAAATTAATACAAAACTCGAGTCTCCTTATATAAAAGCTAAAATATAACActtgatgaaagatattttgttgtGGGATCCAAAACCGGTGAAACACATATAAACCTGGCATAAAATGTATGTCAAAAACCTtgataaaaagttaaaaacctAAAACAGAATAATAACAAACCAAAAACCTGTtatgatataattaaaaaagacCCGTAATACAATAATCTAATCGTCCATCATGTAAAATAAtcctgaaaagaaaaagacgttTCATAAGTCACCGTAACGAGAACTGCACGACCGACCATAAACATCATTGAAGAACAAGCCTCACAAGTCTCCAACATCCAGAAGCCCAGATTAACCTAGTACATCAAGAAAATGTAATTTTCCGTTCGAAATTTCCTCCTAATCTATCTTTAACTCGTGGAATTTACCTCACGCGTTGAAGCAGACAAACAAAACTCGGTCATTGTTCTCTTCTAGAGTAGGAAGGCGACCTAATCTTGCCTTCCATGGCCAACTTCTATCCCATCGTCCATTACCAATTACCTTCGACTTGGTTTTACCACCCATAAGGAAAATTAGCTTATGTCATTATCACTAAATCATCAGGGCTTTTGTCACATGTTACCCTGAAGTCCAATCAAAGTAGATTGTTCTCAGAATTGCAATTTTTctgattgatttttctccacCATCAATGAGTATGAAATTCGAGCAGCCCcatcgaaaatatttttagagaaaccatagaattgaagaaaatctcaatttaaaattgaacaaaacaaatctatcatttcatttcattggaTTACAAACCAAAGAACGTGAACTCCAATCACTCGATACTagaacgatttttttttttttttgaagggaATGAAAGCAATAATTCCTCCACCGCCTGTTGTTTATCTTACAACATGGAATAAACCACCATCAGTATTTAGCTTGTGCCCAGCGACCCAGAGGCCTTTCCAGTCCAACTTGTGTCGAAGACTAGGTGCTTAATGATTTTGGTCTGTTCAGCAGCTTTTTCAAGACACGGTTGTCGGAAACATGTAAGTTCTCGCCTCAGTTTGGAAactctctaatttctttttcaattaagcaGTCTAGATTTTCTATTGGTTTCCCTAATCTTAGTTCCGAGTGGAAGAAAAGCAGATGGTGAGTGCCAACACTCGGGACAATCGAGACATTTCCAAAACGAAGCTGTCTCTCGACAATTCCTGAGAAGACGCACAACAGTCTCGTTAGACAATTCCATGTCCACTGCCAGTTTTTGTCATGACTAACTTGGCCTCCCACACCTTTGGCAATATGACAACCTTTCTTAAGACAGAACTCACCAGTAGCGCTAGAATCTAGGGATCCGACCTGGCCCGGACCCAAAAAGACCGGGCCATTTCGGGTCTGACCCGGAAATGGGaacttttttgatttttttttttttttttttttttacattctcATGCAatgaaacatatataaaaaaaccCATCATGTAAACCTGACAAAACGTGTGACGAAAACCTCGataaaattcaaccaaaaaaaaaacttgataaaaatttaagaacccACAACAGTATCATAACAAACCAAAAACCTGttgtgattaaattaaaaaagaaaccctGTAATACAATAATCTAATCGTCCATCAGGTAAaataatccttaaaaaaaataaaaataaaacacattTCATAAGTCACCGTAACAAGAACTCCACAACCAACCTCAAATATCATTGAAGAACAACCCTCACGAGTCTGCAACATCCAGAAACCCGGGTTGACCTAGTACATCAAGAAGATGTAATTTTCCGTTCGAAATTTCCTCCTAATCTATCTTTGACTCGTGGAATTTAGCTTAGGCGTTGAAGCAGACAGAAACAAAACTTGGTCATTCTTCTCTTCTAGAATGGGAAGGCGACCTAATCTTGCCTTCCGTGGCCAACTTCTATCCCATCGTCCATTACCAATTACCTTCGACTTGGTTTTACCACCCATAAGGAAAATTAGCTCATGTCATTATCCCTAAATCATCAGGGCTTTTGTCACATGTTACCATGAAGTCCAGTCAAAGTAGCTTGCTCTGGGAATCGcaatttttctgatttatttttctccGCCAGCAACGAGTACGAAATTTCGTGTGGCCCCGCCAAGAATATTTTTAGAGAAACCACAGAATTGAAAAACTCTCGAATTGAAATTGAACGAAACAAATctatcatttcatttcattggaTTACAGACCAAAAGATGTGAACTCCAATCACGCGATACaagaatgactttttttttaagggaatgAAAGCAATAGTGCGACTAGGAATTCCGTCCTTGCTACAAGCTCTTTCTTGCCTCGGAAG
The sequence above is drawn from the Eucalyptus grandis isolate ANBG69807.140 chromosome 11, ASM1654582v1, whole genome shotgun sequence genome and encodes:
- the LOC104426400 gene encoding uncharacterized protein LOC104426400; amino-acid sequence: MKQGLLQWSPCNHLRPSLSSSFLLRSPIRIARVAGRPPPPPPPAAAAVSAALEPPAGAEALTARERRQLRNQRRESRAAYNWREEVEERLIKKPKKRYASWTEELNLDTLAEPGPQWWIVRVSRVRGQETADLIARSLIRNFPEVDFKVYAPAVQEKRKLKNGSYSVKARPLFPGCVFLRCILNKELHDFIRECDGVGGFVGSKVGNTKRQINKPRPVSEDDMEAIFRKAKEEQEKTDRAFEEEQVSEKLKSEKLDLDLHSSTDDSLESALKPKHKSRKSSSTVGGLSAKEKYKLLVPGSTVRVLSGTFAGFEGSLKKLNRKNKKATIGFALFGKESLVDLDVDEIVPEVA
- the LOC104427850 gene encoding uncharacterized protein LOC104427850: MAVPTKLPLLLFVSSLLLHAALAEITCEEIPNDMCAFAIASSGKRCLLETLTSAGGEVEYQCRTSEVVVERMAGYVEGDECVQACGVDRRSVGISSDSLMDPQFTSRLCAPQCFQNCPNIVDLYFNLAAGEGVYLPDLCDAQRANPHRTMIELLSSGAAPGPASAQSSTLFAMAPSPDSL